TGCATAATGGATGGTCTGCCGTATGCGAAATGAATATAATCTCACTCTCATAGTAACAGGAGGAAATTTTAATAATGCACGGTCGGCGGCAGTCCCATCCAGCGCAAGGCTTCAAAGGGATGTCCCCTTTCCCTTCCCATCTTTACTGCGCCGTCTTTCATTAATGAATATTCAAGCCAGTGTGTGCGCATCTCATTCTTAAGAACATCATCATCTGTGCTGTACCGGAGGTCCTTTAATTTTTTTACTATTTCAATATAGCCGTTGAAAAATGTCTCTGCTCCATCCCTTACAACTGGGAAATTTTCCTCAAGAGGGAGCATCTTAAACTGGAAACCGGCTCTTGCTGCAAGCGGATACTGCCATCCTTCCATGTTGTATTGTTCCGCAAGCCCCTTGCTCAGCTCCCACTGGTCTTTTCCGTATTTTTTTGCCACCTCAGCCATTTTATTTCTTAAAGCATCCACATCTTCTTTGGGAGTGGCAGCTGGGAAAACATCCATGTTTGCCATCATCATATTTTTTCCCGCATAGAAACGTTCGAGATTGAAATGTCCCATTGGCAGGATGGAAGAAGTCGGGAAGATCTCAATTTGAAGTACGCGTACGCTAACCGGCTCGGAAGGTGATGCAAGTTTCATATCCACAAGGGTCTTTGCCGCTTTTGGCCAGTCTATGAAGATTTCAGACACCGTAGCTTTTTCGAAGACCTCTCCCCTTGATGCATTCACTTCGTGACGGTAGGTGTATTCTATCTTTTCCGTGTCTTTCGGAGCAGGGCCCTTATGATCCCATGTCCTTGACCGCCAGGCTGAGCCATTCAGGCTTGTAATGGCATCTATCGCTTTCTTTTTTAGCCCGGCGATAAAATTTTCCGCTTCCGAGTTAGTTTTTTCAGGCATAATATTCTCTCTCCTCTAAAGGGATTGTTTCACATAAGTGACTAATTGAACTTCTATCATATAATCTTTTGTTTGACTCACAGACAATATTTTTCAATACTAAATTCTAATAAACGTTTTTATAGATAAAAGGAAAATAAAATGTCTGCTGAATTTGGATATGCCGGGAAAATCCTTAAGGTAGATCTTTCCTCGGCAAGAATGAGAGATGTACCAACGTCTGATTATGCTGATAGATTCATTGGAGGAAGAGGCATAGCCGCCAAAATCTATTGGGATGAAGTTGCACCGGAAACAAGAGCCTTAGACCCGGAAAACAGGCTGATATTCATGACCGGTCCCATGGCAGGTTATCCTGGAGTGTCCGGTTCCATAAGTCAAATTTGCGGAAAATCCCCGGCCACTAATCCTGAGCAATTCTTTTACAGCAGTATGGGAGGGAGCTGGGG
The sequence above is drawn from the Candidatus Schekmanbacteria bacterium genome and encodes:
- a CDS encoding coproporphyrinogen III oxidase, whose translation is MPEKTNSEAENFIAGLKKKAIDAITSLNGSAWRSRTWDHKGPAPKDTEKIEYTYRHEVNASRGEVFEKATVSEIFIDWPKAAKTLVDMKLASPSEPVSVRVLQIEIFPTSSILPMGHFNLERFYAGKNMMMANMDVFPAATPKEDVDALRNKMAEVAKKYGKDQWELSKGLAEQYNMEGWQYPLAARAGFQFKMLPLEENFPVVRDGAETFFNGYIEIVKKLKDLRYSTDDDVLKNEMRTHWLEYSLMKDGAVKMGRERGHPFEALRWMGLPPTVHY